DNA from Sphingomonas psychrotolerans:
GCGCGGCAGGGCCACGGCGCGCGTGCGTTCCTCGGGGATCAGATAGGCGTTGCGCGAAGACAGCGCGAGCCCGTCATCCTCGCGCTGGGTGGGCACCCCCAGGATCTCCACATCGAGGTCGAGGTCCGCGACGAGGCGGCGGATCACCGCCAGCTGCTGCCAGTCCTTCTCGCCGAACAAGGCGATGTCGGGCCGCACCTGATTGAGCAATTTGGTGACCACCGTCGCGACGCCATCGAAATGGCCGGGGCGGTGGGCGCCGTCCAGCACTTCGCCTACTCCGCGTACCGCGACATTGGTCACGAAGCCGTCGGGATACATCAGCTCGACCGGGGGCAGCCACAGCAGTTCGACGCCGGCCGCGGCGAGCATGCGCGAGTCGGCGAGTTCCTTGCGCGGATACTTGGCGAGATCCTCGTTCGCCCCGAACTGCTTCGGATTGACGAAGATCGAGACCACCACGCGCTGGGCTGCGCGGCGCGCTGCCTCGACCAGCGCCATATGCCCGTCATGCAGCGCCCCCATCGTCGGCACCAAAGCGACGCGCTCGCCCGCCGCGCGCCATGTGGCGACGGCGCCGCGAAGGGCATCGAGCTGACGGACGGTTTGCACGCTTGACCACTTTCGATAAGACAGGAGCGCGGCCTTCTATGGGGCGCGGGCGGCAGGATCAATAAAGGATGTTGTACGGTTGACCGACGGAGCTAAGCGCTTGCACGTGCTCGTTTTTGCCAATGAAAAGGGCGGCACCGGCAAGTCCACGACGGCGGTCCACGCGGCGATCGCGCTGTCGTCGAAAGGCGCGCGGGTGGCGTGCTTCGACCTCGACCATCGCCAGCGCACCATGGGTCGCTATCTCGACAACCGCCGTGCCACGATCAAGCGCGTCGGGCGCGACCTGCCGACGCCCGAATATGAAACGCATGACGGCGAGAGCATGGATTTCTTCTCCGATACGCTGGAGCGGCTCGGTTCGAACGCCGATTTCCTCGTGATCGACACTCCCGGCCGCGACGACAAGTTCGCCCGCATCGCCGTCACCAACGCCGATACGCTCGTCACGCCGATGAATGACAGCTTCGTCGATTTCGATCTGATCGGCCATGTCGACCCCGATACCTATAAGGTCACTCGCCCGAGCTTCTATTCCGAGCTTATCTGGGAATCGCGCAAACGCCGCGCCAAGGCTGACGGCGAGACGATCGACTGGGTGGTGCTGCGCAACCGCATGCAACACATTGAGGCCCGCAACATGCGCCGCGTCTCGGAAGCGATCGACCAGCTCTCCAAACGCGTCGGCTTCCGGGTGATCTCGGGGTTGTCCGAACGGGTCATCTATCGCGAACTGTTCCCGCAGGGACTGACCATGCTCGACAGTCGCGAGTTCGGCGAGATGGGTCTCAGCCACGTCGCCGCGCGGCAGGAGCTGCGCGAGATGATGGCGGGGCTCGCGCTTCCCGAAGTCACGATGCCGCTGTTCGCCTGATGGCCAAAGCAATCCTCGCGGCGCTTATCATCGGCGCGATCTATTATTTGTTCTTCAAGCCGCGGCCCAAGCCCAGCGCCCCCAAAATGCCGCGGGATGAAGCCCGTGCGATCCTCGGCGTCGCCGCCGATGCGGACGAGCAAGCGATTCGTAGCGCACACCGCCGGCTGGTCAGTGCGGTCCATCCCGACAAGGGCGGATCCGAGGAGTTGACGCGACGGATCAACGCCGCGCGCGACACGTTGCTTCGCCGTAGCGCGTAGCCCACACGGGCCGCCGCATCGCCCTTGTTACGCATGCGCAATTGAACTTTCGCCCCGCTCGCGATTTGGGGCCTGCGTACAGGCCCCAGGCCGGCAACATCTTCCCCGGAGGCACCATGACCCACCGTTTCGACCCCACTTCGCTGCGCGAGTACGACATTCGCGGAATCGTGGGGGAAGCGCTTGGACCCGACGATGCGCGCGCGATCGGTCGCGGCTTCGCCACTCTGGTCCGTCGCGCAGGCGGGCATCGCGTCGCGGTGGGTCGTGACGGCCGCAATTCGTCGCTCGCGTTCGAGGCGGCTCTGGTCGAGGGGCTCACCGCGTCGGGCTGCGACGTGGTCCGCATCGGCCTCGGCCCCACGCCGATGCTATATTATGCCGAAGCAACGCTCGAAGTGGATGGCGGCATCCAGATAACCGGCAGCCATAATCCCGGCAATTACAACGGCTTCAAGATGGTGCTTCAGCATCTTCCGTTCTTCGGCGAGGACATCCAGACGCTCGGCCGGATGGCTGCCGAAGGCGATTGGGAATCGGTAGAGCCCGGCGACGAGGGCACCGTCAGCGACTATGATATCCTCGACACTTATGTCGACCGGCTGATGGCGGGCTATGCCGGCGGCGCCTATCGCGTCGGATGGGATACGGGCAACGGCGCCGCCGGTCCGGTGGTCGAGAAATTGGTCAAGCTGCTGCCGGGTGAGCATCATACGATCTTCACCGAAGTGGACGGCAATTTCCCCAATCATCATCCCGATCCTACCGAGGAGAAGAACCTCGCCGACCTGAAGCGGCTTGTCGCCGAGAAGAACCTCGATTTCGGACTGGCCTTCGACGGTGACGGCGACCGGCTGGGCGCGATCGACGGGCAAGGCCGGGTGGTCTGGGGCGATCAGCTTCTGTCCATTTTGGCCGAACCCGTTCTGCGTGAGCTGCCGGGGGCGACGATCATCGCCGACGTCAAGGCGAGCCAGGCGCTTTACGACCGCGTCGCCGAACTCGGCGGTCAGCCTTTGATGTGGAAGACCGGGCACAGCCTGATCAAGACCAAGATGAAGGAAACCGGCGCGCCGCTGGCGGGCGAGATGAGCGGGCACATCTTCTTCGCGCACAATTATTATGGCTTTGACGACGCGCAATATGCCGCGATCCGGCTGATCCAGGCAGTGCACGTGATCGGCAAGTCGCTCACCCAGATCAAGGACGAGATGCCGGCGATGATCAACACGCCGGAAATGCGCTTCCAGGTATCGGACACGCGCAAGTTCGCGGTGATCGACGAAGTGCTCGACCGGCTCGAGGCCGAGGGTGCCGACGTCAACCGCACCGACGGCGCACGGGTGAACACGCCCGACGGCTGGTGGCTATTGCGCGCATCGAACACCCAGGACGTGCTCGTCGCGCGCGCCGAGGCGAAGAGCCAGGAAGGCCTTGATCGGCTGATGGCAATGATCGACGCCCAGCTCGCCGCCAGCGGACTCGAACGCGGACCGCAAGCTGCGCATTAATTCGGCGGAACCGTTCGACGGGTGGAACCTTGATCTGCATCAAGGGTTCATCCGTCCGAGTGGGACCCGGCCATGAACGACAAAACCCTGAACGACATCGCTGAGATCGAAGACGCGCAGGCCGCGTTGCGCGAGAGCATCGAGGCAACCAAGGAACTGGCCGAACGCGCCGAGGATTTGTTGCAGAAGCATAAGGCCCGCGCCGAGCGAGAGAATGCTGGCAGCGATTGATAGTGTCGATCTGTCCGTCGCAAGTTTTGGCTGGTATTCTATGACGTCACGCCCCACCTAGCCGGCATGGCCTCCCGCGCCCCCTCGCTCATCCGTGTCATCGATCTCGAAACCACCGGCCAGGCGCCGCCGACGCATGGCGTGTGCGAGATCGGCTGGCAGGACATCGTGCTCCAGCCGGACGGACGCTGGGAAATCTATGGCGAGGGCGGTAATCGGATGGTCAATCCGGGCCGTCAGATTCCGCCGCTGACGATGGCGGTGCACCATATCCGCGACGAGGATGTCGCCGACGCGCCCTATTGGCACGATGTCGCGCGCCCGGTGCTCGATCCGTGGCCACGCCGCATCGCGCTCGCCGCGCACCGCGCCGATTTCGAGCAGCAATTCTGCACGGCCTCGCTCACCCGTGGCGCCGACTGGATCTGCACCTGGAAGTGCGCGATGCGGCTGTGGCCGAGTTCGCCGGGCTTCTCCAACCAGATGCTGCGCTATTGGCGCAAGCCCGAGGGCCTGGTGCACGAGCGCGGGCTTCCGGCGCACCGCGCCTTCCCCGACGCCTATGTGACAGCCTTCCATCTGCGCGACATGCTCAATGAAGCCAGCGTCGAGCAGCTGATTGCATGGTCGAATGAGCCCGGGCTGCTGCCGCGCGTTCGCTACGGCCCTGATCGCGGCAAGGAATGGAGCGAGATCGACGACGAATCGCTCGCAATATTTCTCGGCGACCGCGACGTCGACGTGCGGCACACCGCGCAACAGGAGCATATCCGGCGCAGTGGCGGTGGCGCAGTTGGCCGCAACTCGGCGACGCAGGATTTGCTGCTCTAGCGCCGCCCGGCGATCAACGCGCGCACCCCCTCGAGCACCCAGCCATAAACGAGATGCGACGCCGCGCCATAAGCGTGAACGACAAGCGGCGTCTCGTCGGGTGCCGGTGCGAGGCCCACTGCGGGCACTGCCGCCTCGTCGAGCAGCGCCGCCGTCGCGATCCCATAGGCGCTGCCGAAACCCGAACGCGCCTCGGGCTGGTATTCGGTAAGTATTCCATAGATGCCGCCGATCACCGCGCCGGCAATATAATGGACCGCCTGTCCTGCCGGCGCACGATAGGGCGCGGGCACGGGATCACCGATAATCGCCTCGCTTGCCGCGTCGGCGGCCTTTACCGTCGCCGGGTCCTCGTCCCCGCTATCGGGCAGCAGCTTCTGCGCCTGTGCCTGAAACGCCGCCATCGCCGCCGAAGCGACCAGTCCCGCGGCGACTCCGGCGAACAGCCCGATCAAGGGGCGCGGACCTTTGGACATGCGATTCTCTCCGAAAGCGGTCAGTAGCGGATTCGCTTGGCGGTCAGCTTGCGCTTCGCCAGCCACGCCTGAACGCTGTCGCGCCCCGCAAGGTGCCCGGCACCCACGGCGATGAACACATTGCCGGGGGTGCGCATGCGCTGGTCGATCCATTCGGCCCAGCGCGCATTGCGGTCCGAAAGCAGCACTTTGCCGATCTCGGGCGTCTCGCGCATGCTCTCGTTGAGCGTCGCAGCCAGCGAATCGGGATCGCCTGTGGCCCAACTTGTCACCATCTTGTCGATTTCAGTGCCCATCTTCGGCAAATCGTCGATCGTCGAAACGAGGAATTGAAGCTGGAGCGGCTCGGGCAGCGCGTCGAAAAAGCCGAGCTGCTGTTCGGCCGTCTCGAGCCCGCCCAGCTTCTTGCCAGCCGCTTTGGCGGCGGTCGAGAGGGTGCGCTCGGCGCCGCTCTCGGGATCGTAGCCGAGCTTGGGCAGCCCCGCGACGGTCAGCGTGACTGCGGCGAACCATGGATCGAACCGATCGAGCGCGGCGGCGGGTATGCCTAGATCGGTGAGTGCCCTGGTATAGGCTTCGCGCTTGTCCGCCGGCAGCTTCTCGGTGAGCGTCGGGCCGGTCGGCGTGATCGCCAGCTTCATGATCATGCCGGCCATCGTCGCCTCATCGGGCTCGATCATCTCGAGCATGATCTCGTCGCTCTGATTGTATGCCGCCCAAACCGCTTCGTCGAACCAGCTGAGCCCCGGCTTGAGCACGTGGATGGTGCCGAACAAATAGATCCTGGTGTCGGCATCCTCCACCACCCACAATGCCGGATCGGCGTCCTTGAGCGCCTGTGCCTGCACCGGCGCGGCGAAAGCCAGTGCGAGGGCGGCCAAGCCGGGCCGGAGGAAACGCATCATCTGATTGCCCCTTATGAAATACCGCCGGGACCTCGTCTCTCCTTCCGGATCAGGCGAGGTCCTTGAGCGGTGTGGTATTATCGGCAAGCCGCGCCGGATCGATCACCGAAGCTTCGAGCACGAGCTTGCGTCCCTGAACATAGTCTTTCGTCGCGTTGACGCAGTCGAGCG
Protein-coding regions in this window:
- the panC gene encoding pantoate--beta-alanine ligase, producing the protein MQTVRQLDALRGAVATWRAAGERVALVPTMGALHDGHMALVEAARRAAQRVVVSIFVNPKQFGANEDLAKYPRKELADSRMLAAAGVELLWLPPVELMYPDGFVTNVAVRGVGEVLDGAHRPGHFDGVATVVTKLLNQVRPDIALFGEKDWQQLAVIRRLVADLDLDVEILGVPTQREDDGLALSSRNAYLIPEERTRAVALPRALGVAERAIARGGDAETALAQAREMLVTAGFEVDYVTLADAETLGDPIEGRPMRLLAAARIGGTRLIDNIPLNTNDYG
- a CDS encoding division plane positioning ATPase MipZ; translation: MHVLVFANEKGGTGKSTTAVHAAIALSSKGARVACFDLDHRQRTMGRYLDNRRATIKRVGRDLPTPEYETHDGESMDFFSDTLERLGSNADFLVIDTPGRDDKFARIAVTNADTLVTPMNDSFVDFDLIGHVDPDTYKVTRPSFYSELIWESRKRRAKADGETIDWVVLRNRMQHIEARNMRRVSEAIDQLSKRVGFRVISGLSERVIYRELFPQGLTMLDSREFGEMGLSHVAARQELREMMAGLALPEVTMPLFA
- a CDS encoding J domain-containing protein, producing MAKAILAALIIGAIYYLFFKPRPKPSAPKMPRDEARAILGVAADADEQAIRSAHRRLVSAVHPDKGGSEELTRRINAARDTLLRRSA
- the pgmG gene encoding phosphoglucomutase/phosphomannomutase PgmG, with product MTHRFDPTSLREYDIRGIVGEALGPDDARAIGRGFATLVRRAGGHRVAVGRDGRNSSLAFEAALVEGLTASGCDVVRIGLGPTPMLYYAEATLEVDGGIQITGSHNPGNYNGFKMVLQHLPFFGEDIQTLGRMAAEGDWESVEPGDEGTVSDYDILDTYVDRLMAGYAGGAYRVGWDTGNGAAGPVVEKLVKLLPGEHHTIFTEVDGNFPNHHPDPTEEKNLADLKRLVAEKNLDFGLAFDGDGDRLGAIDGQGRVVWGDQLLSILAEPVLRELPGATIIADVKASQALYDRVAELGGQPLMWKTGHSLIKTKMKETGAPLAGEMSGHIFFAHNYYGFDDAQYAAIRLIQAVHVIGKSLTQIKDEMPAMINTPEMRFQVSDTRKFAVIDEVLDRLEAEGADVNRTDGARVNTPDGWWLLRASNTQDVLVARAEAKSQEGLDRLMAMIDAQLAASGLERGPQAAH
- a CDS encoding 3'-5' exonuclease, which encodes MASRAPSLIRVIDLETTGQAPPTHGVCEIGWQDIVLQPDGRWEIYGEGGNRMVNPGRQIPPLTMAVHHIRDEDVADAPYWHDVARPVLDPWPRRIALAAHRADFEQQFCTASLTRGADWICTWKCAMRLWPSSPGFSNQMLRYWRKPEGLVHERGLPAHRAFPDAYVTAFHLRDMLNEASVEQLIAWSNEPGLLPRVRYGPDRGKEWSEIDDESLAIFLGDRDVDVRHTAQQEHIRRSGGGAVGRNSATQDLLL
- a CDS encoding DUF1440 domain-containing protein, with translation MSKGPRPLIGLFAGVAAGLVASAAMAAFQAQAQKLLPDSGDEDPATVKAADAASEAIIGDPVPAPYRAPAGQAVHYIAGAVIGGIYGILTEYQPEARSGFGSAYGIATAALLDEAAVPAVGLAPAPDETPLVVHAYGAASHLVYGWVLEGVRALIAGRR
- a CDS encoding TraB/GumN family protein, translated to MMRFLRPGLAALALAFAAPVQAQALKDADPALWVVEDADTRIYLFGTIHVLKPGLSWFDEAVWAAYNQSDEIMLEMIEPDEATMAGMIMKLAITPTGPTLTEKLPADKREAYTRALTDLGIPAAALDRFDPWFAAVTLTVAGLPKLGYDPESGAERTLSTAAKAAGKKLGGLETAEQQLGFFDALPEPLQLQFLVSTIDDLPKMGTEIDKMVTSWATGDPDSLAATLNESMRETPEIGKVLLSDRNARWAEWIDQRMRTPGNVFIAVGAGHLAGRDSVQAWLAKRKLTAKRIRY